The Ardenticatenales bacterium sequence ACCGTGACGTGCCCGGCGTGATCGGCCAGGTGGGCACGATCCTGGCGGCGTACAATGTGAACATCGGTGAATGGCGCATGGGACGCTTTACACCGGGCGGTGACGCGCTTTCCTTCATCAATCTGGACGCGACGCCCCCTTCTCAGGTGTTGGATGCGTTGGAAAAAGTGCCGGCAATCACCCAGGTCAAACTACTAAATTTGTAAGTCCCTCACAACTACGCCAGGAACGCCGTTTCTCAACGGAACGGCGTTCCTCAACCCCGGTTAGCCATTCAACAATTCCCCAATTCACCCATTAACGATTCTCCCCCCTGCTTTTTCAATGCGCGTCCTATTGGTCAACAAATTCCTGCACCCCGTGGGTGGCAGCGAAACAGTTTTTTTCAACGAATGGCGCTGGCTAGAAGAAGCGGGGCATGAGGTCATTCCCTTCGGTATGACCCACCCGCGCAATGTGGACAGTCCCTACCACCTTTTCTGGACGCCAACCATCAGTTACGACCAACCCACGCCGGCACAGCTTCTCTCCCTGATCTGGTCCGCGCCCGCCGCGCGCCAGATCAGCCGCCTCATCGCCCACACCCGCCCCGACGTGGCCCATCTGCATAACGTTTACCACCAGTTGTCGCCATCGATTATCGCTGTTTTGCGTCGTGCCGGCATTCCCATCCTCCTCACCCTGCACGACTACAAACTCATCTGCCCCAACTACCGCCTCTACACCCGGCAACAACCCTGCACCCGCTGCGTCGGCTCCCACCCCTGGCACGCCCTGCGCCATCGCTGCCTCAACGCATCCCTTCCCGCCAGCGGATTGGCGGCATTGGAGACGGCGCTGCACCACGCCCTGCGGGCCTACGTCGCCGTAGACCGCTTCATCGCCCCCAGCCGGTTCATGAAAGAGATGATGACGCGCGGCGGTTGGGCCGCCACGCGCATCACCGTGCTGCCCCACGCCATCGAGCCGCCGCGCCCCGCGCCCACCCCCAGAACAGACCCAACCATCCTCTTTGCCGGGCGTCTGGTGGCCGAAAAAGGGATCGAACTACTCCTGGCGGCGGCGGCGCGGTTGCCGCACATCCCCTTTTGCCTGGCCGGCTCAGGACCGCTGCGCCGGCGCGCCGACGATACCCCGGCAAACGTCACCTGGCTGGGACAACGCACGCCAGACGAACTGGCGGCGGCGTACGCGGCGGCGCGCGCCGTCGTCATCCCCTCGCGCTGGTACGAGGTATTCGGCATGAGCGCGCTGGAGGCCATGAGCCACGGCGTACCCGTAGTCGCCAGCGACATCGGCGGGTTGCCGGAAGTGGTCACACACGAAGAAACGGGGCTGCTGGTCCCGCCGGACGATCTGGCGGCGCTGGTGGCGGCGATCTCCCGCCTGTGGCACGATCCGCCAATGGCGGCACGCCTGGGTGAGGCGGCGCGGCAGCGAGTGCGGCAGCGCCACGCGCCCGCCGCGCACATGGCCGCGCTGCTGGCGCTCTTTGCCCAGGCGCGTACCCCGCAGGAGCAACCGGCGTGAACGTGGCCATCCTCGGCATTCGCGGCATTCCCGCCCACTATGGTGGGTTTGAGACGTGCGTGGACTATACGAGCCGGCTGCTGGCACAGGCCGGCATAGCCGTCACCGTCTACAACCGCAGCCAACATTTCCAGACACATCCCCCCAATTACGCGGGCGTGCGGCTGCGCTACGTGCCCCGCCCCCAACCCACCTTTCTACACACCATCGGGCACAGCCTCCGCTGCGCCCGCGCCATGTCCACCGAGGATTTCCAACTGGTCCACCTCTATGGCGTGGGCAATGCTTTTGCCATTCCCGCGCTGCGTCGCGGCGGGCGCAAGCTGGTCATATCCGTGGACGCCGAAGATTGGGCGCGCGACAAGTGGGGCGTGGTGGGGCGCAACTATTTGCTGCTGGCCGCTCGTTTCGCCGTGCGCACCGCCGACCGCATTATTGTCGATTCGCGGGCAATTGGCGACCTCTACCGGCAGCAGTTCCATGCCGGCAGCGTCTTTGTCCCTTACGGCGCGGAAACCATCCCCAACGAGGGCCAGGAATGGCTGCGACGGTTTCAGCTAGAACCGGGACGCTATCACCTCTTTGTGGGGCGGCTGACGCCGGAGAAACGCCCCCATCAACTCATCACCGCCTACCGCCACGTTCGCAGTGATATGCCGCTGGTGATCGTCGGCGACGATCCCTACGACAAAGGCTATTTCGCCCGACTTCAGGCGGCGGCCGATGAACGGGTGCGCTTCGTGGGCACGGTGTACGACGATGGCTTCCACCAGCTTTGCCACCACTGCTATCTCTATCTGACCGCGTCGGCTATCGAAGGAACGTCCCCGGCGCTGCTGCAAGCCATGGGGCAGGGCGCCGCCGTGCTGGTGAACGGTATCCCCGCGAATCGAGAAACGGTGGGCGCGGCGGGGTTTACGTATGATGCCGGCAATATCGACGATCTACGCCATCAGTGGCAAACGCTGATAAACGATCCGGCACGTGTGGCGGCGGCGCGGCAGGCCGCCGTGACCCGCGTGCGCCGGCATTACACGTGGGAAATCGTCACGGCGCAGTTGATCGCGCTCTACCGCGCTGTGCTGAGTTGACGCATTTTGCGCGAATTCTCGCCGAATTCCTATTGCACAAACACACAAACAGCTTACAATCGTAGCCTTGATTGCTCGCGACACTCTCGTTATCACACCGCTGCCTTTGCTCAATGGAATTCTGTTCTAGGTCCGGGCGCACCGTCAATTGCGGTCGGAATTTTTCATGAGTGTTGAGGAGTGGCGAACTAACAATCTGGTGACTATTCACGACCACCTTCCCGGAAGCGATTTTGATGCGTAATGAGTTGAATGACGAGACGCTTCGGGCTTGAAATCGGGTTTCCGGGAAGATTCTCCTGGTACACATACCCCTGGGGCTGAATAGTCGCATAATCTGCGCATAGGAAATCTGAGAGGTCTTCATGACCTGCCTCGGGTCTGGCGAAATCCATATGTGGTGATCGGCGTCGAGGTTTCAGCCAAACCCCAGATGTGGGGCCGGCTGGAACCACCGCCCCAAAACGCCAGGGGCCTGGACCCGACGGATTTGTTCCGTTTTTTCGCGGCCAATCTCCAGAAGATTCTCTCGTTATTACGGGCATCATGCGCATGGCGCATAGGAAATGGCAAAGGGTGTGTTTCAGATGGGTTGCTCAGGCTGCCCGCGCCGTAGGACAATTTGCCTAAATTGTCCCTTCACGGCGGAGGACAATTCAGCGAATTGTCCTACAGCAAGCAACAGTCAACTGAAATGAAACACACCCAAGGCAAAACAGGCATTTGAAGCCAGCGCGGCGAGTCGTCCCGTACAGAGTGCTGTACTAGAGTTGGTTTCCGCGGTGTCGTTCCGGTGGGGAGCGCACACCACACTGCCAGGAATATCAGAAGGCCTTGTGGAGGGTTCTTGATGAACGACGTTCTAGTTGATCGCACCAGGATATTCAGTCCTGCCGTCAAACTCATTGCTCTATCAACCGTTGTTCTGCTGGCAACGATAGTTTTCACCAATCGCTTTTTGCGGATGGATGCTTCGGCCAATCCGCCGCCCGGGTTTTATGGGCAAACGTTGCTGACGGGGCTGGTTGAACCCACTTCGCTGGACTTCACGCCGGACGGACGCATGTTTATTGTGGAACGTGCCGGCAAAGTCCTCATCCTACAACCCGGCGCGGTCGTTGTTGATCCCCAACCCCTGCTCATCCTGGACAACGTTGATCCGAACCTGATCACGGGTGGTCAGGGCGTCATCACCATTCTCGTTGATCCCGATTTCAGCAGCAACGGCTACATCTACCTCTTCTACTCCGCTCTCGCCCCCCAGCGTGACCGCGTTTCCCGTTTCACCGTAGTGGGCAATACAGCCGATCCAGGCAGCGAACTCATCATCTGGGAGGACAAATCAGACCGGGGCCGCGCCCACCTGGGCGGCGGTCTGGCGTTTGGTCCTGATGGCTACTTCTACATTTCCACGGGCGACCATCACGACAACCTCCCCGGCCCTTTCCACACCTCGCAGCGGCTGGACACTCTACGCGGCAAAATTCTGCGCATCGACCTGGATCCCCTGACACCGGGGAACAGCGCCCCCGATTGCTACGATCCCGGCACGGGCACAATCGTCAACTACTCCATTCCCCCGGACAACCCATTTAATGATGGCCCAGGAGGGAACTGCGACGAAGTGTGGGCACGTGGTTTGCGTAACCCATTCCGCATCAGTTTTGACGAACTCACCGGGCGACTGTACATCGGCGACGTTGGCGGCAACGTGGCTGCCACCGCCTTTGAGGAGCTAAATCTGGGGCAGGTCGGCGCGAATTACGGCTGGCCCTTATGCGAGGGAAGCTGCCCCAACGAACCGGATACGATTCATCCCATCTTCACTTATTCCCACTTCCCCCCCGGCGAAACGGTCGCCCGCGACGCCTCCATTACGGGCGGTTTCGTTTATCGCGGCACGCAATTTCCCGAAGAGTTCCGCGGCGCCTACTTCTTTGCTGACTACGCGCAAAACTGGATTCGTTACCTCTCCATGGACGATCAGGGCAACATCCTGGGCGAACTCCCCTTTGAACCATACGATGGATCGCTGGATGGGCCGTATGGGGACATTGTGGACATGAAAATGGGGCCGGATGGGGCCATTTATTACGTAGACATCGGCCTCAGTTTGGGCAATATCGGCGTCAATAGTCCAACTGCCGGCAAAGTACACAAACTTTCCTACGTATTAGGCAACCAGGTCCCCGTGATCACCGATCTAAACGTGGGACCAACACAGGCTATTACCGCTCCCCTCACCGTCGATTTTGGCGTCACGGCCTATGATCCCGAAGGAGATCCCCTGACCTATAGTTGGAACCTGGGAGACGGAACAACCGTAAACGTGCCCACGACCACGCACACCTACACCGAGAAAGGTGTCTACGAAGCGCGCGTGGCCGTGTATGATGGCACAAACGTCGCCCTCTCCGATCCCGTCGAGATTCTGATCGGCAGCGCGCCTGTGGTGACGATTGACATGCCCGCGCCCCATTCGCTGTTCCGCGCCAATGAGGTGATCACGTTTACGGGCACGGCTACGGACAGCGACGGCATCATTACGGCGGAGAACTTCTCCTGGAACGTCACCTTCCTGCACGAAGGACATGTCCACCCGGTGGAAGGCCCGATCAACGGCGTGACCACGGCCTCCTTCATCGTGCCCTACGATGGTCACTCCTTCTTCGACTACACCGCCTTCCGCATTGAGTTGACGGTGACGGACGCGGACGGCATCGCCACGCAGGAATCGGTCATTATCGACCCGGACAAGGTGAATATCACGCTGGCAACGGACCCACCCGGCCTGATTTTAACGTTGGACAACGAGGTGCTGCCCTCGCCTTTCACCCGCGACACCTTGATCGGCTTTGAACATCGCATTACGGCGGACGCGACGCAGTTGGTGGACAACACGCTATATGAATTTGCCGGCTGGTCGGATGGGGGCGATATGTCCCACTACATCTACGCGCCGATTACGGACACGACGTATACGGCGGTGTATCAGGTGGCTACGTGCAATGACGTGCTTGCCGGCACGGTCTATCGAGACTTCAACGCCAACGGTATCCAGGGAACAGCGGAGCCGGGGGTGGCGGGCATCACGGTCACGGCGTATGATGCAGCGGGAGCCAACATCAGCACGGTCACGGACGCAAACGGCGATTACTCGTTGGGCATCACCAACGGGGAGCAGGTGCGCCTGGAGTTCAGCGACTTGCCGCCCGGTTTTGTGACGGGGCCGGCGGGCGATGGCTCCAATACAACGGTCAGTTTTGTCACGAGTCCGCGATGCAGCGTGAATTTGGGGGTGAATGTGCCGGCACAATTCTGTCAGGTACAACCCCCGGATATTGCCACCACCCAGTTCATCGTCGGCGGACAAAGCGGCGTGGAAGTGATGAGCAATACCGTTCTCAGCTTCCCGTACAGTGCCGGCATGCAGCGCGCCGCCGTCCAGTTCTATGGTCCGCTGCCCTACGACGACCCCGCCTACACCACATTAGCGAAAACATACCAGACGGGCAGCGTCTATGGTCTCGCGTACCAGCGCGAAAGCAACACCCTGTTCGCCAGCGCCTACATGAAGCGGCACGCGGGCTTTGGTCCGGGGGATACGGGCGGCATCTACCAGATCAATCGTGACACAGGCCAGGCGAGTTTACTGGCAAACCTGAACGTGATTGGTGGATATGCCGGCAGCAACCCCCACCCCATCGGCACCAACTGGCAAAGAGAAAACGCCGCCTCCTGGGATGCCGTGGGCAAAACCGCCTTTGGCGACATGGACATCAGCGAAGACGGCAAATCGCTATGGCTGATAAACCTGCGCGACAAGCGGCTCTATAACGTCTACGTAGGCATCCCCCCGCAGCAGCCCACCGCCGCCAACGTCACCCGCTACGCCGTCGACGTGGCCCCGCCCCAATGCAATACGGGCGGACCACCCAACTACGACAATCTGCGTCATTTTGGCCTCGGCGTACACGATGGCCGCATCTACGTCGGCTCCACCTGCACCGCCCAGACCACGGGCGACCCTAACGACCTGTACGCCTACGTCTCCTCCTTCGATCCGGCCCACCCGGAAAACGGCTTCACGCTGGAACTTGGCTTCCCCCTCAACTACCCCCGCGGCTGCGTTTTTAACTTCCAGAACAACTGCTCCGACGCGGAATGGGGGCCGTGGACGACCTCCTTTAGCGTTAACCCACACGGGTCGGCCATCGGCTATCTCGCCGCCTACGATCCACAACCCGTGTTGTCCAACATCGAATTTGATGGCGCGGGCCACATGTTCCTGGGCATCCGCGACCGCTTTGGCGACCTGATGGGCTATTACACACAGCCCCCAAACGGCGGCCAGGTGCGGCTCAATGGGGATGCGGCAGGCGACATCCTGGTGGCCTGCCAGGTGAATGGAACCTGGACGCTGGAGGACAATGCCGCCTGCGGCGATCTGGGTCCGTCCCCCAGCCCGCCGGGAACGGGACCGGGCAATCCGGGCGGTGAGTTCTTCTACAATGATAATCAGCAGTCCACGCGCACGGAATTGGGACTGGGGAGTGTGTTGTATGTGCCGGGCACGGCCTATCTGATTGCCGGCATTTCCGATCCAGTGCCCTTTGTGCAGCAACCCGCCTACTCGTCGAATGCGTGGGATGCCGGCATTCGCTGGCTCAACACATCTGACGGCAGCGCCGCCCGCGATTACCGCATCTACGACACCAACGGCGGCACGGGACTGACCGACGACCTGCCCACCTTCGGCCACGCCAACGGCCTCGGCGACCTGGAAGCCCTTTGTAATCCCGCGCCCATTGAGTTGGGCAACCGCGTCTGGTACGACGCCGACCGCGATGGCCTGCAAGACCCAGACGAACCGGGAATCGCCAATGTAAGCATTGTTCTGTTCGACGTGGCGCGGCAAACCATCGTGGGCGTCACCACCACGGACGAAAGTGGCGAATACAAATTCAACCGCGCCAACGTGTTCATGAATGGGGCCACGGGCATCGAGCGCAACAAAACCTATGTCATCCTGATCGACGCCAATGATTTCCGGCCTGAGGGCTACGCGCCTGCCGGCATTCTCTTCGGCCTGATCCCCACCGTCGCCAACGCCGGTCCAGACCACATCGACTCTGACGGGGTTCCCATAGGCTCCAGCATCGGCATTTCCCTGGTCACCGGCGGCAGCGGCAGCAACGACCACACCCATGACTTCGGCTTCACCGACCCCGAACCGACCCCCACGCCCTCCCCAACTCCCACGGACACCGCCACGCCCACGATGACGCCAACGCCCACGTTGACGCCCACCGTCACGCCTACGTTCACCCCCACCCTCACGCCCACGCCCACGTTGACGCCCACCGTCACCCCCACCCCGACAGACACATCCACGCCCACCCCGACGGACACACCCACCCCGACGCCGACGGACACACCCACGTCCACCCCGACGGATACACCTACCCCGACGAACACACCCACCCCGACGGATACGCCTACGCCGCTGCCGCCTACCCCGACGCCGACGGACACACCCACCCCGACGCCGACGGATACACCCACGCCCACGCCAACCATGCAGGCCCCCATTATCCGACCAACGCGGCACTGGTATTATCAAAAGAGCGCGGGCAGTTACGCCTTCTAACAGAGGTGCGACGCACTGCCGGAGTGCGTCGCACCTTTGAAAACGCTTTGATATAATGCTCTCGGCTTGACCAAAGAGCTTGATGGTCATTCGCGGCTGCCGCAGAGTATTTCCTTCCGCTCTATCCCTTCCGCTTAATGACAAAAGTCAGGCGCGAGCCGTTACTTTGAGCATTTTTGAAAGCTTGTGGTTCAGGTAGACTTGACCACAAACAGGGCAGTTGCTTGCCTGACAAGATTCTGCCCTGCATCATTCCCAACCTGTTAGGAGAATAATGAGAAAGCAAGCAAAACCCATTCGTCGTGTACAACAGAAAAAAAAGACCAACTGGCTGATGATTGCGGGCGGAACCGTACTGGGAGCCGTCATCATGTTTGGCGCTTTGTATCTGGCGCTACGCGAACCCCCAACGCAATCGCTGGCGGCTTACTGTGAAGCCAATCCCGAGCGGTGCGAAGTATTGGGGTCCAGCGAGGCCCCTGTTAGCGTGGTTGAAGTCTCCGATTATGGCTGTCCCCACTGCCGCGACTTCAATCTGGATAAGGCGACCCCATTGGAAGGACAATATGTGAGCAATGGCACGGCAAAATGGGTTGTTGTTCCGTTTGCTTTGGACGATATTCGCCAGCCGGCGGCGGAAGCGGCGATGTGCGCGGGCGACCAGGGTAAGTTTTTTGAGTATCACCGTGCCTTGTTTGAGCTGCAAGACACGACGTTGGCCTTTACGCGGGATGGTTATTTGAGCGCGGCACAGAGCGTGAGCATACCGGATATGGATGCATTTACCCAATGCATGGACTCGCGGGAATACCGCGGCATTGTGCGCGACAACCGCAGCGCCGCCTCGCTGGCCGGCGTCTCCGGTACGCCTACTTTCTTCATCAACGACGTCAAAGTTGAAGGCAACCAACCGTTGAATGTCTTCCAACAGCGCATTGAAGAAAGCGCCACGAACTAGGAAGCCTCCTATGTACACGGAACAATGGCAGGCTCGCCTTATTCAACTCCTGTCCGTTTTTGGTATGTTTGTCGCCTTCTACTTGCTGCTTTACCACAGCGGCAACCTCATTGCCGTTTGTCCGGTCAGCGGTATTGAGGATTGCGGCAAGGTCAGCGGACCGGGTGCACCGTATGCCTCCATCGGCCCTATTCCCGTCGCGTTGATTGGCTTGCTGGGGTATGCCGGCATTTTCCTCGTCACCTGGCTGAAAGATTGGTGGCCCTGGCTGCAAGAAAACCTGGCCCCGTTGCTTCTCAGCCTGACGGGGCTTGCGCTTCTCTTCTCACTGGGTCTGACGGCCCTGGAAGTATTCGTCATTCACGCTATCTGTCGTTACTGCGTTGTATCGGCGGTCAACGTCACGATCATGTTTATCCTGGCGCTGCTGTTCCTACGCAGCGAACTTCGGGATGAGGCGGACATGTAAGACCCTTCGATTGATTGGCTCAGATTGGTTCAGCCCACCCGGTTGAACCAATCTCCACGGCCCGGCAATGGCCTTCGCGCAACCTCCAGGCTGCTCCAGGCCAACGGGGAGACATGAACCAGCAAATCAACAACAACCCCCTTCGCGGGCGATGTTGTGCCCCCTGCCAGGGATGGCGGGGCGCTTCTTCACCCGTTTTTGCTCGCGCCTGCGTCAAAGCCTTTGCAATGCCGGCACGCGGCTCCCCACACCACTTTCCGAGGAAAGACCATGAAACAAGAACTTGTCAAGAACTGGATGAACAGCAATGTTATCACAATCAGCCCGGACACAGCGCTACCTGACGCGCACCGGTTGATGACGGAGAACCGCATTCGCCGCCTGCCCGTTTTGGACAATGGCAAACTGGTAGGCATTGTCACCCTGGGCGACGTGCGCGAGGCGGAACCTTCCAATGCCACGTCCCTGAGCATCTGGGAGCTAAACTACTTGCTCAGCCGTTTGCCCATCGCCGAGATTATGACGGAAGCGCCGCAGACCGTGGGGCAAGATGCCACCGTGGGCGAAGCGGCACATATCATGATGACGCATAAAGTGAGCGGGCTTCCGGTGGTAGATAATGCCGGCATCATCGTAGGCATCATCACCGAATCCGACATCTTCCGCATGGTAGCTCAGGAGTGGCAATCGTAGCCGGAATGCCGGCATACGACATCCCTCAAAGAGGAATAAACATGGAATTTGGCGTTCCCAAAGAAGTACGCGACCTGGAAATGCGCGTCGGCCTGACCCCCGCCGGCGTGTTGGCCCTCGTCCAGGCAGGCCACACCGTCTACATAGAGCGCGACGCGGGCGCGGGCGCAGGCTTCAGCGACATCCACTATCTGCGCTCAGGAGCCAGAATCGTCTACTCCGCCGCCGAAGCCTATGGGCGCGCGGACGTGCTGGTAAAAGTCACGCGCCCCACCGCGCAAGAACACGCATTGTTTCGTCACGGACAGACCATCCTCTCCTTCTTCCACCTGCCGGTTGCCTCTCCCGACCTCTACCAGGCGTTGGTTGAGCGGGAAATAACAGCCGTTGCCTTCGAAATGATCGGCGAAAGCGATGGATTCCGCCCCATACTCTACCCCATGAGCGAAATTGCCGGCCGCCTCGCGCCCGTCATCGCCGGGCAACTCCTGATGAGTACCAACGGCGGTCGCGGTACGCTGCTCAGCGGCATTCCCGGCGTACCGCCGGCGGCGGTCGTCATCCTCGGCGCGGGCACGCTGGGATTAAACGCCGCCCGCGCTTTCCTGGGATTGGGGGCCCAGGTGACGGTGCTGGACCAGGATTTACGCAAATTGCAGCATTTGGATGAGCTGCTTGCCGGCAAAATCACCACCATGCTCTCCAACGAATACACCTTGGGGCGGGTGGTGGACTTCGCCGACGTCCTCGTCGGCTGCATCCTCACCCCCGGTCGCCGCGCTCCCATCCTCATTACCCGGCAAATGGTGCGGCAAATGCGCCCCGGCTCCGTGATCATTGACTTCTCCATCGACCAGGGCGGCTGCGTCGAAACCAGTCGCCCGACGACCCTGCGCGTCCCCACCTTTGTCGTGGAGGAGACCATTCATTACTGCGTCCCGAACCTGACCGCCTCGGTGTCCCGCACAACCAGCTACGCCATCACCAATGCCGCGCTCCCCTTTCTCTTGAAAATCGGAGAATATGGGCTGCCCAACGTGTTCGCAGAGGCGCCCGCCCTGCTCGACGGCGTAAACATCTACGAAGGCAAATTGGCTAACGTGGACCTGGCTACCGCCCTGGGTAAACCGGTGGAAGTCGATTTATCTGGCTATCGGCCCATAGGAAGGACGCGATCATGAAATGGGAAGAAATATACCGCCGCAAAGTCACCGATGCTGACAACGCCGTGGCGCGTATTCGCTCGGGAAGCCGTATCTATCTTGGCGGAGGCGCGGGCGTGCCCAAAGTGCTAATTGATGCCATGGTTCGTCGCGCCGACGAACTGCGCGACGTCGAAATCACGCACATTCTCACCTTCGCCGACGCCCCTTATGTCAAGCCGGAATACAATGATGCGTTTCGCGTCAATGCGCTCTTCATTGGCCACAATGTACGCAAAGCCGTGCAGCAAGGGCGCGCCGA is a genomic window containing:
- the ald gene encoding alanine dehydrogenase, with translation MEFGVPKEVRDLEMRVGLTPAGVLALVQAGHTVYIERDAGAGAGFSDIHYLRSGARIVYSAAEAYGRADVLVKVTRPTAQEHALFRHGQTILSFFHLPVASPDLYQALVEREITAVAFEMIGESDGFRPILYPMSEIAGRLAPVIAGQLLMSTNGGRGTLLSGIPGVPPAAVVILGAGTLGLNAARAFLGLGAQVTVLDQDLRKLQHLDELLAGKITTMLSNEYTLGRVVDFADVLVGCILTPGRRAPILITRQMVRQMRPGSVIIDFSIDQGGCVETSRPTTLRVPTFVVEETIHYCVPNLTASVSRTTSYAITNAALPFLLKIGEYGLPNVFAEAPALLDGVNIYEGKLANVDLATALGKPVEVDLSGYRPIGRTRS
- a CDS encoding PQQ-dependent sugar dehydrogenase; the protein is MNDVLVDRTRIFSPAVKLIALSTVVLLATIVFTNRFLRMDASANPPPGFYGQTLLTGLVEPTSLDFTPDGRMFIVERAGKVLILQPGAVVVDPQPLLILDNVDPNLITGGQGVITILVDPDFSSNGYIYLFYSALAPQRDRVSRFTVVGNTADPGSELIIWEDKSDRGRAHLGGGLAFGPDGYFYISTGDHHDNLPGPFHTSQRLDTLRGKILRIDLDPLTPGNSAPDCYDPGTGTIVNYSIPPDNPFNDGPGGNCDEVWARGLRNPFRISFDELTGRLYIGDVGGNVAATAFEELNLGQVGANYGWPLCEGSCPNEPDTIHPIFTYSHFPPGETVARDASITGGFVYRGTQFPEEFRGAYFFADYAQNWIRYLSMDDQGNILGELPFEPYDGSLDGPYGDIVDMKMGPDGAIYYVDIGLSLGNIGVNSPTAGKVHKLSYVLGNQVPVITDLNVGPTQAITAPLTVDFGVTAYDPEGDPLTYSWNLGDGTTVNVPTTTHTYTEKGVYEARVAVYDGTNVALSDPVEILIGSAPVVTIDMPAPHSLFRANEVITFTGTATDSDGIITAENFSWNVTFLHEGHVHPVEGPINGVTTASFIVPYDGHSFFDYTAFRIELTVTDADGIATQESVIIDPDKVNITLATDPPGLILTLDNEVLPSPFTRDTLIGFEHRITADATQLVDNTLYEFAGWSDGGDMSHYIYAPITDTTYTAVYQVATCNDVLAGTVYRDFNANGIQGTAEPGVAGITVTAYDAAGANISTVTDANGDYSLGITNGEQVRLEFSDLPPGFVTGPAGDGSNTTVSFVTSPRCSVNLGVNVPAQFCQVQPPDIATTQFIVGGQSGVEVMSNTVLSFPYSAGMQRAAVQFYGPLPYDDPAYTTLAKTYQTGSVYGLAYQRESNTLFASAYMKRHAGFGPGDTGGIYQINRDTGQASLLANLNVIGGYAGSNPHPIGTNWQRENAASWDAVGKTAFGDMDISEDGKSLWLINLRDKRLYNVYVGIPPQQPTAANVTRYAVDVAPPQCNTGGPPNYDNLRHFGLGVHDGRIYVGSTCTAQTTGDPNDLYAYVSSFDPAHPENGFTLELGFPLNYPRGCVFNFQNNCSDAEWGPWTTSFSVNPHGSAIGYLAAYDPQPVLSNIEFDGAGHMFLGIRDRFGDLMGYYTQPPNGGQVRLNGDAAGDILVACQVNGTWTLEDNAACGDLGPSPSPPGTGPGNPGGEFFYNDNQQSTRTELGLGSVLYVPGTAYLIAGISDPVPFVQQPAYSSNAWDAGIRWLNTSDGSAARDYRIYDTNGGTGLTDDLPTFGHANGLGDLEALCNPAPIELGNRVWYDADRDGLQDPDEPGIANVSIVLFDVARQTIVGVTTTDESGEYKFNRANVFMNGATGIERNKTYVILIDANDFRPEGYAPAGILFGLIPTVANAGPDHIDSDGVPIGSSIGISLVTGGSGSNDHTHDFGFTDPEPTPTPSPTPTDTATPTMTPTPTLTPTVTPTFTPTLTPTPTLTPTVTPTPTDTSTPTPTDTPTPTPTDTPTSTPTDTPTPTNTPTPTDTPTPLPPTPTPTDTPTPTPTDTPTPTPTMQAPIIRPTRHWYYQKSAGSYAF
- a CDS encoding glycosyltransferase, whose amino-acid sequence is MNVAILGIRGIPAHYGGFETCVDYTSRLLAQAGIAVTVYNRSQHFQTHPPNYAGVRLRYVPRPQPTFLHTIGHSLRCARAMSTEDFQLVHLYGVGNAFAIPALRRGGRKLVISVDAEDWARDKWGVVGRNYLLLAARFAVRTADRIIVDSRAIGDLYRQQFHAGSVFVPYGAETIPNEGQEWLRRFQLEPGRYHLFVGRLTPEKRPHQLITAYRHVRSDMPLVIVGDDPYDKGYFARLQAAADERVRFVGTVYDDGFHQLCHHCYLYLTASAIEGTSPALLQAMGQGAAVLVNGIPANRETVGAAGFTYDAGNIDDLRHQWQTLINDPARVAAARQAAVTRVRRHYTWEIVTAQLIALYRAVLS
- a CDS encoding CBS domain-containing protein: MNSNVITISPDTALPDAHRLMTENRIRRLPVLDNGKLVGIVTLGDVREAEPSNATSLSIWELNYLLSRLPIAEIMTEAPQTVGQDATVGEAAHIMMTHKVSGLPVVDNAGIIVGIITESDIFRMVAQEWQS
- a CDS encoding vitamin K epoxide reductase family protein; the encoded protein is MYTEQWQARLIQLLSVFGMFVAFYLLLYHSGNLIAVCPVSGIEDCGKVSGPGAPYASIGPIPVALIGLLGYAGIFLVTWLKDWWPWLQENLAPLLLSLTGLALLFSLGLTALEVFVIHAICRYCVVSAVNVTIMFILALLFLRSELRDEADM
- a CDS encoding DsbA family protein encodes the protein MRKQAKPIRRVQQKKKTNWLMIAGGTVLGAVIMFGALYLALREPPTQSLAAYCEANPERCEVLGSSEAPVSVVEVSDYGCPHCRDFNLDKATPLEGQYVSNGTAKWVVVPFALDDIRQPAAEAAMCAGDQGKFFEYHRALFELQDTTLAFTRDGYLSAAQSVSIPDMDAFTQCMDSREYRGIVRDNRSAASLAGVSGTPTFFINDVKVEGNQPLNVFQQRIEESATN
- a CDS encoding glycosyltransferase family 4 protein, with the translated sequence MRVLLVNKFLHPVGGSETVFFNEWRWLEEAGHEVIPFGMTHPRNVDSPYHLFWTPTISYDQPTPAQLLSLIWSAPAARQISRLIAHTRPDVAHLHNVYHQLSPSIIAVLRRAGIPILLTLHDYKLICPNYRLYTRQQPCTRCVGSHPWHALRHRCLNASLPASGLAALETALHHALRAYVAVDRFIAPSRFMKEMMTRGGWAATRITVLPHAIEPPRPAPTPRTDPTILFAGRLVAEKGIELLLAAAARLPHIPFCLAGSGPLRRRADDTPANVTWLGQRTPDELAAAYAAARAVVIPSRWYEVFGMSALEAMSHGVPVVASDIGGLPEVVTHEETGLLVPPDDLAALVAAISRLWHDPPMAARLGEAARQRVRQRHAPAAHMAALLALFAQARTPQEQPA